From the Argentina anserina chromosome 3, drPotAnse1.1, whole genome shotgun sequence genome, the window ATGAGGTTTAGAGAAGGACCTTGCCGCCGTCGTAGTCTGACATTGCTGCTCGATTTTCAAGTATAAACCCTAGTTTTGGATTCTGCAGAAaccaaaggaagaagaagaagcgtACCAATTACGAATTTGCCAAACTTCTGGATCTGATGTATGTGAATACAGTTCTAAATGAACCGGGTAATAAATTTGGGCTCGTTTGGCTCTATCGGCCCAAGTTGAGAGCCTGTTTCTCGGTTAGGCTTGTTTAGAGCCCAATAGGTTGTTGACCGTCACGTGTCCTGAACGTTTAGGTAGCATGGTTTTTTCTGTACACTGGCCTAGGCGGCTCATTAAGTTGaagttttaagtttttttttatacaagtTGAAGTTGAAGTTTCTAACTAGTCTTCActctatatatagactaaGTTATAGTGGCCGATAACGTACGTTGATGCACCACCATAATAGGGCAATATGTCAATAGAGGTCGACATGTGACAATTAATCTGTTAAACTATGGTGAGATATTTTGATTCATGCATGTAGAATTAGATATTTTGTCTATGtttaatataaatttaaaCTTAAAGTACGTTATATATTTGATACGATGGTGTAGCTAGCATGATGTGTatcataaattatatatatatatatataattttgatgGTTTATGGTTGATATGGAATTAGGGTACCTCTTGTGTCGAGCTACATATACTTATATATTGGCACACTGAAGTTAGAGTCTCAGAGACGTATAGCTGTGTCGAATGCAATAAGCGAACGACTACATATTCATTCAGATTGTTCAATGAATATATGATCTCAGTAAAATATAAACCGTATATGATGGATCTTATATGTGACCAAGTCTCACTCGGGCATCTTAATCAACTTGAAATATTCTTAGGCTTATAGTGGATCACTTCACCATTCTTAGAATTTGATCGATGAAGCTATTAAACGGTGTGTGACGATGATTCTTTAGTTAACAGTAGCCAGAATCGAAAACACACCGCAAGTTAGACCTCTTGTACGTGCTCGACGTGATAGTAACTTGGATTTCGACATAGGTTATCGTCTTGCAAATCATATCTCTCGATGCAATTGGCTTCATGTAAATGAATGAGTGCCACATTTCCTATTCAATTGCAACCAGATAaccagaggaagaagaagtcactacaaaaaaaaacatgggtaAAAGCCGCAAATGCAAAAGTCACAAACCGACTAAAGTATGGATTTGTGGTCTACTTGCCTTTAGTGTGTGGCAATTGTGAAAAGATCTCACATTTGTATTCAAATGTggcaatttaattattataataatttaattgTTACATTTGCATGAAATTTGTTGCATTTTTTTCAATGACCACGTAGGTAATACCTACATGCTAGCCACATTTAAATACGCTTATTGCCAACTTTTTTTGTAGTGAGGGCACCAATAACGAATTTGCCAAAATTTTGGATCTGATGTATGTGAATACAGTTCTAAATGAAGCGGTTAGTATTTTTGGGCTCATTTGGTTTTTTTGGCCCAAATTGAGTGAGTATTTCTCGGTTAGGCCTATTTAGAGCCCAATAATttgtttactgttcacgtatccTAAACGTTTAAGTAGCATGGTTGTTCTGTACACTGGCCTTATGCGGCTCATTAAGTTGAAGTGTCCAACTAGTCTTCACTCTATATACCAACAACTACCACCTAACGTGTGTGAGTAAATGAAGTATGCAGTTATAAGATGAAGTTATATGTAGAtgagtttttttaattaatttttttattttgattttagtttataCTTTTTTATCtctaaattatataattttatttttaaataacatATAGTGAAAAGTGTTACTATAATTTCATAGGCGTTTTAGTTGATAAAGGCGGTTTGTGTTATTAATAGTATAGAGATAGAACAAGTTATAGTGGCCAATAACGTACGTTGACACACCACCACACGGGGCAACGTGTCAATAGAGGTCGACATGTGACAACTAAACTGTTAAACTATGGTGAgatattttgattcatgtagaTTTAgatattttgactatgtttaatataaatttaaaCCTAAAGTACgttatatatttgataagATGGTGTGGCTAGCATGATGTGTCATAAATtattaataatataatataattttgatGGTTTATGTCGACACTTAGGTTATATGGAATTAGAGactaagtatatatattggCACACTGAAGTTAGAGACGTATAGTTGAGCCGAATGCAAACTACCTAAATTAAAGCGAACGACTACAAAAGTACAAAGTCATTCAAATTATAAACCGTAAATGATGGATCTTATATGTGACTAAGTCTCACTCGGGCATCTTAATCAACTTGAAATATTCTTTGGCTTATACTGGATCACTTCACCATTCTTAGAATTTGATCGATGAAGCTATGAAAGGGTGTGTGACGAGGATTCTTTAGTTAACAATAGCCAGAATCGAAAACACACCACAAGTTAGACCTCTTGTACGTGCTCGACGTGATGGTAACTTGGATTTTGACATAGGTTATCGTCTCTTGCATGCAAATCATATCTCTCGATGCAATTGGCTTCACGTAAATGAATGAGTGCCACACTTACTATTCAATGGCAACCAGATAAATCCTCTTAACAGCCCATCAAGGCGACATTGGATCATCACTACAACATCCATAGGTCTCTATTGCATATTCGAACTACAACCAGGCGACGAAATAGCATAATATCATtaatatgtatgtgatatCGTTCGGCTCGTGCTTTTCCAATCTCTCAAAATGACACATTGTAGCACTCTCTCCGGGATCCCGACGTCTTATAACATCAAAAgctaggaagaagaagaagattgatCAGTGGCTTACATCGAAGTAGGTCATATCTGGTGAAATGGTGAGTAGAAGTGGCCTGTAAGGTAGTTGCGGGATATGTCATGCATGCTTGCTATTTCTATAACTGATAGTTAATCGCAACAAAGGGCAATAACCGAACAACGGTTATACTAACACTTCTCAGTTGTGGACTTCTATTATAGTTAGGAAAGTTTGTTGAAGAACTATGGTTGCTAAAGGCGTGATGGAACGTGTGGGCCAATAATGGAAACCTTCTATTTATAAACTTTTGTGCCACAAGTATGATGAACATGTGCATTactatatctatatataaatcTTTAGTCCTTTTATATTATAAACATCATATCCATGTTGTCGTTTGTTTCCAATTATCACATCGAACtgattgaagatatatattgaGATCTAGTATGAATGGAGAAATGAGACGTGAAATCTGATTCCATATTGATGATACAGAGATCCAATTACGTATATGAGACCTAGCTAAATGTgtaaatttcaaatatgtacatCTTGCTCTAGCTTCTGAAGTTCACAACGGATTTTCTAAAACTCAAGCTAGGTTGAGGACCATTGACATGCTACACGCAGTAAGCATTATTTcttgaaataatatatattttttgttctaGATCTTCATGGAACCCCAATCATGATCAAGTGATGCTATTTGGATGCCTTATATGGGCCAACCACAAGTTAGAAGGTATCTTATCGATCAGACGCATACAGAAAATACAATGTTTAAGAATATTATTTTCAAGAAGAATATTGCTTATTCTAGTTAATTGACTTGATTCTCCTCCACTGAATAGGAATATGAATAGTGTCATTAGTGTGTGTTAGGTAAGAATATTTGATCGAGGTTCCCAGAGTATGAAATtcacaaacaacaacaaaacaatTAAGTTCTTAAACAAGTAGGAATCTGAATAGTGAGGTTAGATAAGCCTTCCTCATAAGACTTCCAAcatttgaagatgaagaacacCAAACAGAAGAATCGAAGCATGTCACCTATGAAACATCGATTGCCACTTACGATCCTCACTTTTCTTACCGAAATTTCCCAAACTATGCAATTCTTAAACAAGATCAGATTAGGTATAAACAAACTTCAATTACCGAAAATTTTCCGAATCAATTGGGGATCAAATCCATCCAAACTTACCATAATTTTCGACACGAAGTTTGACCGCTTGACCAAGCTTTTATATCCCACTTTACATAACTCGCTTCATGTGAATCATCTTCTACACACGGTTTCCCACTTAAAATTAGGTCAAACAATGCTTCCCTGATCTTTATCCTAGCCAATTTGGTCAAGTAAAATAGCGCCACTTGTCCCTCCCCCACTTAATTACCACAAATGTGGTAGATTCCTATTGGGTACCAGAACACAACTCCATACCGACACGTGGCAACCGGGTGCACATCATCGCTGTGAAACTCGTGGTCGTATATATGGCAGGGACTGCTCCACCGAATCCGTACCCGTTAAGGTTATATTCCGGTAATGcaatgcttatatatattcCCTCGGAACAAAAACGCCTATCTATATATAAACCCAGCCTAACCTTCAAACCCTGCGCTTCCCTCAACCTCATATCACATATATCTCTCTTCCCTCCTCCTAGTCAAAGTCGATCATCTATTAGGGTTTCAGTTACATTTTGATCTTCTGAAACTGTCTTCCCTGAGGTTTGGTTTCAGCTGAGGTTGTCTGAGTTTGTTGGTCGTATTTTTATGTCACAACCCCGGAGTTTGTTCTCACATGAGGTCGCGGATCTGTGCCTCGGGAAGCCCCCGCTGAAGTCTGTGTCGATCGCCGCCACGGTCGGCGAGGCATTGTCGGCGCTGAAGGCGCTTGGCGAGACCTTCCTCAGCGTGTGGAGCTGCAACCACGCCGAGAAGAACGACGTCATTGTGGCCGAGGAGTGTCGCTGTGTCGGGAAAATTTGCATGCTCGATGTAATTGTGTATTTGGGGAGAGAGGAGAACCTGTCGTCTCCGGCCAAAGCGCTCGAGGCTCCGGTCGAGGTTTTGATCCGCAGGTCCCCTGCGATCTGCCTTGTTAGTCATTTGGAACCACACGCCAGGTACTATATCCAATTTCTTGTTCATTATACTTTAAAATGTACAAGATGAATTAGCATTCAGATGGTTGAAGAAGAAAGTAGAAAGAATGGTAAAAGTTGTGGAGGAGATTCGGGGTCTAGATGAAATTATGAACCAGAAAGAAGGAACATGTTCTAAGAATCTAAGATGCTTTCATTTATAAATTCtcattctttttatttatagTAATTTTAGATTGTGCTGATTTGGCTGCTTTGTTTTATTATTCCCAGCTTGGTGGAGGCTATGGATTTGATTCTGGAAGGTGCACAGAATCTTGTGATACCGCTCCAGAGGAACGCAGGCTCAAGAAAAAAGCTTCTTCACAGCAACTCCTTGAATCCCACAACCCACAACGACCGGGAATACTGCTGGCTCACCCAGGAAGACATTGTCCGCTACCTACTGAACTCGATTGGCTACTTCAGCCATGTATCGAACAACTCCATCAGCGATCTACAGATCATCGACTCCAAAAACATGCTTGCAGTCCGTTACGATGACCCTGCCTTAGCTGCATTACCTCTCATTGCCGAGTCCCTTGTTCAGCAAACTTCAGTTGCTATTCTTGATGGGGAGAACAAGGTGATGGGGGAGATTTCACCTTATACCCTCAACACCTTCCACGAGTCGGTGGCGGCCGCCATTGCGACGCTTTCTGCTTGGGAACTGATGGCGTACATTGACTGTGGTGGTCCGTCAGATGACCTAGTGCAGTTAGTGAAAGACAGGTTGCAGGAGAAGAAGTATGAGGGGTTATTGGAGTTGATGGAAGAAGACTTCACATTCTCGTCTTCCTCTTCCATCTGTTCAACTTCTTCGGATGAAGAGTTTGGTCAGGGAAGGAGTTGGAGGCTGGGAGGGTACTCGGCTAGGCTGGTGAGGAGGGCAGAGGCAATTGTGTGCTATCCATGTAGCTCATTGGTGGCTGTGATGGTTCAGGCTCTATGTCATCGTGTGAGTTATGTATGGGTTGTTGAAGAGGACAGAACTTTGTCTGGTATTGTTACCTTTGCAAGCATGTTCAAAGTTTTCCGGGAACGTTTGAGGTTCATGGCATAGGTCTGTCTGAAGCAAAGAAACTTGTAGCTATTGACGATGCACTGTTTCCTCTGGGAATATTTTTgtaaacatattttttttttggaaatggaAACTCAGTACTGTTTTTCAGATACACCTTATTTTGCTTATTCTACAGCTTTATCTTTTTGGTCAATATTCTATAGCTTGATACTCtggtttattttctgtttacgTTATGCCTGGTTAAATTAAAGACTGAATCATCGATAAGATTTTGGTATCTGAATGCTGATCAATATGGCAGTATATGAAATAGCTATCCGGGGTTAAAGAAAATCAGAAGGAAAGATACCAATAGTTCAACTTTGCTACAATTCCAGTAGTAGCAAATACATTCTTATACACTGGAAATTGGGATCAGCAGGTAAACACTGCAGAAGTTTTAAAATAACATACAGCAACACATTTTCAGCCTCATGACATAGCCAACCCTCACTTTGTATTATCATACCTACCCCTTCCTCCAATTTCTTTAACAACCAATTCATCAAGTGCCAAGAAGTAAATTACACTTTCTATAATTCAGCCAGAATGGATATTTCTTGTACATTCCTCTTGTCCACacttttatttctatttttgtaTATGGGTTTTATATCATCAAAAAAGAACAATCTGCAGCAACTTATTTCGCACACAGATGTGgacaaaatttgaaaaagagagaagaaaaagaaagtggGGAACTACTACAAGGGAGAAGTGATGCAGCAGCAACTAGtcagtttagggttttgttAGAAGTAAAGGTGCCTACTACTAAGCTCAGAAATACATGATGATAAGGCTCGTCTTACTTGGACATTGTCTGAATCCATATTAAGTGCATCTTCATACAGCCTCTTTGCCTGTTGCAGCAACTTCACCTTCTCTTTACCATTGCTAGGCCGTAGGCGTGATCTTTGCTGTAGTGCCATGCCCCATCGAAACAAAGCTGTCATTTGCAACTTATCAATGTAAGTACAACTTGgaaactttgaatatcttctttacaaaaaaaaaatttaaagggTAACTGAGGCTAATGCCTCAGCCCTCAAGCAAGGCTAAGCACACCGAAAGATATTTTCAAGGAAATTCGAGAAAATCGTAAAAATAGATATTAAAAATGTTTCGGAGCCATCACTCGAAATGTGTTCTAAAAATCATGCTTTACCTATAGTGTGATTATGGGACGAGATGATTTGAATGAAAAGCAGCCTTGACATGGTTTggtattttaaaatatatagcaAAATAATGGAGGGAGGGGGCAAAATCAGAAACATACCATCAGGTGCATGCACATTTCCTTTAGACATCATGGCATTGAACTTATCGATTGCAGCCAAAAACAGTTCATCTGCATCAAAAGCTGCTCCCTGAAATCAACATTTGATCCAGTTTAAAATTAATTCAACTGAACATAATATAGCACAAAGAGCTAGGAACTAAACTTAACACAAATCCACGTCTTCCCTAACCATAAGTATCATAAGCAAAATGAATAAGAATGACAGAAATTAAGCCAAAGAACAATTCTTACAGGTCCAATGTCTGCAATCAATTGTGCACGGAAGGTAAGGGCAAGACCCCAGTTATATAGGGCTCGTACATCATTCCCATCAATTGACAATGCCAGTCTATACTTTCTGCCTGCTTCCACAAGAAGTTCTTCACACTCTTCACATGTGTTTATGAGGACAGATGCAATATCATCTTTACTAGTTATTTTATCATGCATACTAATCCACTTCTCAACTGAAGAGGGGTCACTTCTTGTAAGGTGCATTCTCAACTCACGACTAATCCTTAACTTCATCTCTCCATGAAGAAGGTAAGTGTTGCCTAATTGGCCCACAGCCAACAAACTCATGGGCTTCATAGTGATAGCTTTAGACAGTAATTTTGCCGACCTGTACAACACAATCTCTGCACGCTCTTCATTATGTGTAGCCTTTATATATTCTTTGGCTTGTTTTATAAGATCATTTGCTTCTGTAACATATCTATCAAACAATACATCTTCTGAAATCGACGAAGATGAAAGTGAAGGGAGTTCACTCTCATTTTCAGACATTGGATCATCCAAAGGGAAATTTTCTTCGTGATTTACTCTCTTTTGTCCAATCTGAGGCACATAAGTCTGATCTTCACTATTTTCATTGATAAAAGAAGATGTGTGAACCCCATCAGATTCCTTAAGCATTTGTTCTTGCACAAAGGAAGCTTCAGTTTCCATATGTTTCATTCTGACACTAAAATCAACAGAATCAAGCAGATTGTCATTGGATTCCCACATTTCTTTACGATAATTATGACCCA encodes:
- the LOC126788085 gene encoding CBS domain-containing protein CBSX5-like gives rise to the protein MSQPRSLFSHEVADLCLGKPPLKSVSIAATVGEALSALKALGETFLSVWSCNHAEKNDVIVAEECRCVGKICMLDVIVYLGREENLSSPAKALEAPVEVLIRRSPAICLVSHLEPHASLVEAMDLILEGAQNLVIPLQRNAGSRKKLLHSNSLNPTTHNDREYCWLTQEDIVRYLLNSIGYFSHVSNNSISDLQIIDSKNMLAVRYDDPALAALPLIAESLVQQTSVAILDGENKVMGEISPYTLNTFHESVAAAIATLSAWELMAYIDCGGPSDDLVQLVKDRLQEKKYEGLLELMEEDFTFSSSSSICSTSSDEEFGQGRSWRLGGYSARLVRRAEAIVCYPCSSLVAVMVQALCHRVSYVWVVEEDRTLSGIVTFASMFKVFRERLRFMA